From one Pseudopipra pipra isolate bDixPip1 chromosome 2, bDixPip1.hap1, whole genome shotgun sequence genomic stretch:
- the CHRNA10 gene encoding neuronal acetylcholine receptor subunit alpha-10 — protein sequence MEPGALGLLCLCLCLAGVLLAPGCRGAQGRFAYKLLHDLFANYSSALRPVEDTDRALNVTLQVTLSQIIDMDERNQVLTSYLWVRQAWLDAYLTWNKDDYGGIDSIRIPSSYVWRPDIILYNNADEHFGGSMETNVVLRSDGHIMWDSPAITKSSCKVDVSYFPFDGQRCRLTFGSWTYNGNQIDLRNRLDTGDLTDFVENVEWEVLGMPATRNVITYGCCSEPYPDVTYTLLLRRRASFYIFNLLLPCIMVSFLAPLGFYLPADSGEKVSLGVTVLLALTVFQLLVAESMPPAESVPLIGKYYIATMTMITASTALTIFIMNVHHCGPGARPVPPWARRLILHHMARLCCVYEVGESCKSPQRAPGGRGSRGDAGGPWESPGEGGVGADAGGCPRDHCPCHHDALLRNVGYIAGCFRRHRANQRRTGDWKKVAKVMDRFFMWIFFLMVFLMSVLVLGNAA from the exons ATGGAGCCCGGAGCGCTCgggctgctctgcctctgcctctgcctggcCGGCGTTCTCCTGGCCCCGG GCTGCCGGGGGGCGCAGGGCAGGTTCGCATACAAGCTGCTCCACGACCTCTTCGCCAACTACTCGAGCGCCCTGCGCCCCGTGGAGGACACGGACCGGGCGCTCAACGTCACCCTGCAGGTCACCCTTTCCCAGATCATCGACATG GACGAGAGGAACCAGGTCCTCACCTCGTACCTGTGGGTGCGCCAGGCCTGGCTGGACGCTTACCTGACCTGGAACAAGGACGACTACGGCGGCATCGACAGCATCCGCATCCCCAGCAGCTACGTCTGGCGGCCAGACATCATCCTCTACAACAA cgCCGACGAGCACTTCGGGGGCTCCATGGAGACCAACGTGGTGCTGCGCTCGGACGGGCACATCATGTGGGACTCGCCCGCCATCACCAAGAGCTCCTGCAAGGTGGACGTGTCCTACTTCCCCTTCGACGGGCAGCGCTGCCGCCTCACCTTCGGCTCCTGGACCTACAACGGGAACCAGATCGACCTCCGCAACCGCCTGGACACGGGGGACCTGACGGACTTCGTGGAGAACGTGGAGTGGGAGGTGCTGGGCATGCCGGCCACGCGGAACGTCATCACCTACGGCTGCTGCTCCGAGCCCTACCCCGACGTCACCTACACGCTGCTCCTGCGCCGCCGCGCCTCCTTCTACATCTTcaacctgctcctgccctgcatcATGGTCTCCTTCCTGGCGCCCCTCGGCTTCTACCTGCCCGCCGACTCGGGGGAGAAGGTGTCGCTGGGGGTGACGGTGCTGCTGGCCCTCACCGTGTTCCAGCTGCTGGTGGCGGAGAGCATGCCGCCCGCGGAGAGCGTCCCGCTCATCG GGAAGTACTACATCGCCACCATGACCATGATCACGGCCTCCACCGCACTGACCATCTTCATCATGAACGTCCACCACTGCGGGCCGGGGGCCCGGCCCGTGCCCCCCTGGGCACGGCGGCTCATCCTGCACCACATGGCCCGGCTCTGCTGCGTCTACGAGGTGGGCGAGAGCTGCAAGAGCCCCCAGCGggcgccgggcgggcgggggagCAGGGGGGATGCTGGGGGGCCGTGGGagagccccggggaggggggggtgggCGCCGACGCAGGGGGCTGCCCCCGGGACCACTGCCCGTGCCACCACGATGCCCTGCTGAGGAACGTCGGGTACATCGCCGGCTGCTTCCGGCGCCACCGCGCCAACCAGCGCCGCACCGGGGACTGGAAGAAGGTGGCCAAGGTGATGGATCGTTTCTTCATGTGGATCTTCTTCCTCATGGTTTTCCTCATGAGCGTGCTGGTCCTGGGCAATGCTGCCTGA
- the LOC135410473 gene encoding uncharacterized protein LOC135410473 produces MRSLDVFTMGELVAVLILVLQLILVAVVLRDKRLWRILQNWRCPRAARAQPEEQSSVDRAQEWVDTSPGSSQRSSMSYRKHFPRFIQSSQDTQVLFEEQHRELEAQLAQWQWEQEPFLGLQTERPEELPGLLGGGNSPQHLRVQRPDVASGREEDNDTASGREEDNDRASGREEDNEAMGRHSSSPPELESSSSAAMAWFLPREVVITKSLEADSSSSSSSSSLLELARSIPMPDPWWGPAKAPPRQRVPPGRARGWAPRAFLGKLRARLRGFLGPWWSCHIPACQCPHHVPPCQCPHHVPPCQCHRHVPPCQCHRHVRPSRSRLL; encoded by the exons ATGAGGTCCCTGGACGTGTTCACCATGGGGGAGCTGGTTGCAGTCCTGATCCTGGTGCTGCAGCTCATCCTGGTCGCTGTCGTGCTGCGGGACAAGCGTCTCTGG AGGATCCTGCAGAactggaggtgtccaagggcAGCGAGAGCCCAGCCGGAGGAGCAGAGCAGCGTGGACAGGGCGCAGGAATGGGTGGACACGtcccctggcagctcccaaCGAAGTTCCATGAGCTACAGGAAGCATTTCCCAAGGTTCATCCAAAGCTCCCAGGACACCCAGGTGCTGTttgaggagcagcacagggagctggaggCACAGCTGGCCCAGTGGCAATGGGAACAGGAGCCCTTCCTGGGGCTCCAGACTGAGAGGCCAGAGGAGCTGCCGGGACTGCTGGGGGGTGGGAATTCTCCCCAGCACCTGCGAGTGCAGAGGCCAGACGTGGCCAGTGGAAGGGAGGAGGACAATGACACGGCCAGTGGAAGGGAGGAGGACAATGACAGGGCCAGTGGAAGGGAGGAGGACAATGAGGCCATGGGACgacacagcagcagcccccccgagctggagagcagcagctccgcGGCCATGGCCTGGttcctccccagggaagtggtgatcACCAAGTCCCTGGAGGccgacagcagcagcagcagcagcagcagcagcctcctggAGCTGGCCCGCAGCATCCCCATGCCTGACCCGTGGTGGGGCCCAGCCAAGGCCCCCCCCCGGCAGCGGGTGCCCCCGGGCAGGGCTCGTGGCTGGGCACCACGGGCCTTCCTGGGCAAGCTCCGTGCCCGCCTGAGGGGATTCCTGGGACCCTGGTGGAGCTGCCACATCCCTGCCTGCCAGTGCCCCCACCACGTCcctccctgccagtgcccccaCCACGTCCctccctgccagtgccaccGCCACGTCCctccctgccagtgccaccGCCACGTCCGTCCCTCCCGGAGCCGCCTCCTCTGA
- the LOC135410480 gene encoding uncharacterized protein LOC135410480 has product MRSLDVFTMGELVAVLILVLQLILVAVVLRDKRLWRIRRNWRSPRAARVKPEEQSSVDRAQEPADTSPGSSRQSSMCYTKHFPRFIRNSQDTWALFEEQCRELEAQLAQWQWEQGPFPVVQTELPGLLRVRKPGRRLGVKLPRLDMGKGAEEDTREDTGQHSSSSMATAWSLPREGRIFSPTGLERSSRGRTRPARPSPWRWGLGVRQPGRGPGRGLLQRYLRQSSLGRSLMHLWARHMERRRQRRVRFATPLVTVQYIE; this is encoded by the exons ATGAGGTCCCTGGACGTGTTCACCATGGGGGAGCTGGTTGCAGTCCTGATCCTGGTGCTGCAGCTCATCCTGGTCGCTGTCGTGCTGCGGGACAAGCGTCTCTGG AGGATCCGGCGGAACTGGAGGAGTCCAAGGGCAGCGAGGGTGAAGCCGGAGGAGCAGAGCAGCGTGGACAGGGCGCAGGAACCGGCAGACACGTCCCCTGGCAGCTCCCGACAAAGCTCCATGTGCTACACGAAGCATTTCCCAAGGTTCATCCGGAACTCCCAGGACACCTGGGCGCTGTTCGAGGAGCagtgcagggagctggaggCACAGCTGGCCCAGTGGCAATGGGAACAGGGGCCCTTCCCGGTGGTCCAGACCGAGCTGCCGGGACTGCTGAGGGTCAGAAAGCCTGGCCGGCGCCTCGGAGTGAAGCTGCCGCGGCTGGACATGGGCAAGGGGGCGGAAGAGGACACACGTGAGGACACgggacagcacagcagcagctccatggccacGGCCtggtccctccccagggagggGAGGATCTTTAGCCCCACGGGGCTGGAGCGCAGCAGCCGGGGCAGgacccgcccggcccggcccagcccctggcggtgggggctgggggtccggcagcctggcaggggccCGGGCCGTGGGCTCTTGCAGCGCTACCTGAGGCAGAGCTCGCTGGGGCGCTCCCTGATGCACCTCTGGGCTCGGCACATGGAGCGCCGGCGCCAGCGCCGCGTCCGCTTCGCCACCCCCCTGGTGACAGTGCAGTACATCGAGTAG